One region of Streptomyces sp. CG4 genomic DNA includes:
- a CDS encoding NUDIX domain-containing protein, producing MALEPAEGVVQAVVLYDGRLLLVDAGDGWALPSGTPQPAEPAEATAARVVYELTGYLVDGTESLDPHDGARADETSAVVCQLLSESPSDGAALAREQVRWAPSPEAADAALPAVVRDYLRGHTPS from the coding sequence ATGGCGCTGGAGCCCGCCGAGGGCGTGGTGCAGGCGGTCGTCCTGTACGACGGACGGCTGCTGCTGGTGGACGCCGGTGACGGCTGGGCGCTGCCGTCCGGCACTCCCCAACCGGCCGAGCCGGCCGAGGCCACCGCGGCCCGTGTCGTCTACGAACTCACCGGATACCTCGTCGACGGCACCGAAAGCCTCGACCCGCACGACGGCGCACGGGCGGACGAGACATCGGCCGTGGTGTGCCAGCTGCTGAGCGAGTCCCCGTCGGACGGCGCCGCCCTCGCGCGGGAACAGGTGCGCTGGGCACCGAGCCCCGAGGCCGCCGATGCCGCTCTCCCGGCAGTCGTACGCGACTATCTCCGCGGCCACACGCCCTCCTGA